ACTATTAGTTAGTTCGCTCATCGATCCAGAATAGACAGTGACCACTAACTATTCGTGTATTTTCGCTCAAAAAATGCTATTTGTGTATTTAAGAGGTTATATAATAATCAGCTGTACTGATATGATGCACGTCCATACGTTTTCTGCTACTCTTACGAGCTGGTTGTATCGAGCTTATATACAGAGAGTCTAATATACGTCCTCCGTTTTTATTTTACCCTGCGATCTTGTTTTGGTTACAGTCAAAGTTTCAAAAGTTTGTTCAAAGATATAGCAAAAAGTATCAGCACCTATAGCTTCATATTTACATAATATAAAAACACATTTCAAAATGATTATAATGATACTAATTTTGTATTTTATATATTAATATTTTTTCCTGTATTTATAGTCAAACTTTGTAAAGTTAACTTTGACTAAACCTAAACGCATGGTAATTGTGAACGGAGAaagtattactccctccgtctaatgaaggttgtaatttttttattaaaatttagatgtaCCTATATTTTAGCAAATCTTAGACAACTTTCATATGACGGAGTATGTACAATAAGCTGTCATGGTGATAACATGACTACATTATAAGGAATTCATTAAACCGCCATATATAACTACCAGTGCCACAGGGTTTGGTGTCACTAGGTACAATCATTAATTTGTGATAGTAGTGGTATACAAAAATAACTAGCACtcacatttttttttgaatgcATGTGATTGTGTAAACACAAAAAAATGCACTGTGGGAGAGCCTTTCATTTAACCCACTAGTTACCTCGCATATAAAGTGGTTAGTTACTTGAGGTAACAAAATATCTCTATATGTTGGTCTTTGTTTGTCTACTTCAAGTTTTCAAATAATTTGACAACAGTAAGAATTAAACTAGCCACCGTTAAGTGCTTCTACAGTTCTACTTGGAACAGTAAAAAACTTAACTCCAattaatcatgaaatatatatttTTTGACATTGAATCATCATGAAATATTTCAATTTCTTAAAAATAGTCAAATATTTTCTGAAATTAGTTTGCAACAAAAATTATATATGGCCGTAGCAATGCATAATCATCCGCTTTAGTGCACAGTTAATTATATGTTGCAGGAGTATATGAAGTGATTATGGTCTCTCAGATAGCAAGTATATCAATCTTTGGCTTttgtttgcttaagttttcaaataatTAAAACAAGAACAACCACTGTTTACGTGGCAATTAAGTAGCCACGGTTAAAGTGCTTCAACAGAGAACTGAGTATATGATTCAGTAAAAATCTGAGCTCTGATCAATCATGGAATATTTCCCTTTCTTCCAGAGCATCTTTTCCTCAAAGGGTACTGGAAGTCGAACGAACAGTGAGCTGGCAGGCAGGCGTAATATTTACTGAACCATGCATGTGAAAAGACATTGAACCAAAGAACTGTCAAAACTTGAGTAGCAGCTACCAACAGCTCAATTTCGACCAGCTATTCTGCTGTCTAACTTAATCCTTTTTGAGCCTTTTGAGTCATCCTGCCTAGCTGACGTGTCATGTAGAAAAGTGCAGTTGGCTCCATTGCGACAACCCCTTGGACCATTAAAGTAAGCACATAGTTTCATTGGCCTCAATTTGGTATCTCTGTTAACCATAGAAGTACCGTTCATGGCATCAGTTTGCGGAGGAGCAGGTTGGTGGTACATTCCATACTGCAGTCGCTGTTGTTCAGGTGGCTCCTGCCTCTCCCCTCCATGCTGATGGATCAGGGTTTTGTAATAAGGAATGCCCCTTGCTGGGGCACTTGAAAAGTTCATAGCCTGACTTGATCCTGGTGGAAGATTCATAGCTGGACTTGATCCTGGGGGAATATTCATGGCATTCATAGCTGAATTTGAACTTGGTGGAAGACTCATGGCATTCATAGCCGGACTAGGACCTCGTGCAAGATTCATGGAATTCATAGCCGGAGTAGGACCTGGGGGAAGATTCATGGAATTCATAGCTGGGCTAGAACCTGGTAGAAAATTCATGGAATTCATAGCTGGATTTGAACCTAGTGGACGATTCATGGCAACCGGAGGAAATCCTTGAGGTGGTCTATTCATCATTGGCGCTGGAGCCATTGGTGGTGGAAGGGCCATTCGAGGTGGGGGGTGCATAGAATTTGTGTTCTGGAAGGTTGTCATATGATCTGAAAAAGAAGCAGAAGCACTCACTGGAGCACTCACTGCCATTCGTGGTGGAGGGAGTGTACAATTTGTGTTATGGAAGGTTGTCATGTGATCTGAAAATGGGGCGGAAGCACTCACTGTCTTTTGGGGTGGTGGACCTGGTGGCACTGGGGCAACAACAgaactacttctagattgttcatgTCTAATTTGGTTATATTCTTGCGTTAACCTCTCAACTTGTGCAGGATCACTTAGTATTTTGACAAGTAGATCTTGGTCAACCATATTTCCCTTTTGGTTGCTTTGCATTATTGCAGTGAATGCAGCAGAGGCTGCAGCCAACACATCAGGCTCCACGGAGAGATCATAACTTGTTGCACCATTGGATCCATAGTGCTGCTGTTGTGCAGCACTAATTAAAGTATGTGAAATTTGTGGCACATTGATTCTCTCAGGGTCATACTTTCCTGAATGATGGTGATTGTTTGGCATATCGAGCAATGGTgcttctggctgatctgaagcatCATCATCTTCAACAGGGATCAAAGGAACCAATAGGGTTTGGGAATCATCATAACGAGAGTCTTTCACATCAGGGGAAACAAATGGGCTGGATTGGCAGAAAAAAGTTAATGAATAACGAACAAAGTGTCACATCTGAAGAATCAATAAACCAATATTAAGCTTGCTTACTTTGGAGGAATGTTCGATGCACGTGGATACATAGCCTCAAGAGCTCCAAACATTCTTTCATTTTGTATAGCTATCTCCTTGCTTTCTTCTCCAGAGGCAACGTGCCAATCTGGGTCTACTAGTATCTGCAGTAAGATGTTGGGAAATTTAGTGTTATCAAAATTCTCTAGGAATTTTGTGCAAAAGAGCAGTCTAAAATCACGAGTCTTACATGTGACGGGCATTTCCACCTAATAAGGGGAATCTGAGATATGTCAATTTTGAGGTCATTGGTTGGCTGTGGTGACTCAAAGCCTGGAGGCAGGGAATCATCTGAACTCGATCCAGCTGCATGCATAAAACATGAGCCTTTTGCTTGGAGATTGTCTTGTGGTCTTAATCCAGCTTGAGAAGGGGAATCCTCGGATATAAAAAGCCTTACCTGGAAGATTTACAAATGCAAGAGATGAGGCTCCTAATATCAACATTTACAATGTTTAACCTACCTCGAACAAAAAATTACACTGCAGCTCATTGAACTCAGAGATAATGTACTTGAGCAACAAGATGATTACTACACGTGAACTGATATAAAGCACACCTTGAACCTAATTAACAAAGCTAATTTTATTCAGCACTGGCACATGCTATAGCACAAAAAAATGGCTTGATTTAGCACTGCCCATCAAAACTGTGTATGCTAATTGGCTGTATATTTTAGAGAACCACATAAGGATTCCTTCATTGCGCAGCCATGAAGAATGGTGTCTATAAGGTGGATGAACAGTCAACTTTTAACCGGAACGAGGTAACACAGAAGATGGTTTCCTTCTGAATATGACCAGAAATAATATTCAGGACTTCTACTATCCATGGTAAAAAGCAGCGCAATCAAGGCACTCTCCTACGAACAAAAAGATGAGATTCAAAGGAGTTCTGTGACATATTAGAGCAGTTTAAACCTTGTTGCTTTCTTCTTTCTCATACTAGAATCTATGTTCAGGACTATGTACGATCTATGATAAAAAAATAGTAGTAGATCAATTAAGGAGGTCCCCAAGGAAAAGAAAGGAGATTTTGACAAATGGTTCTGTGATAGATCAGTACAATGCTAGAGTCAGGACATGGCTTGTGACCTCCATTTATAAGAAAGCAGTGAAGCTAAGTAATGATGCTAGCTATAGATACAGGCTATcaacaataaacaatgaatatcccaTCAAAAGTGTTCATATGTTGCGCATCGCTCAGCAGTAAATGGAGTGATGTTATTGGAACAAAAATACATGGATAATCAGTCATGATATTGAGCCAAAAAAAGACATGCATGATCCTTGGGGCTAATGACTGGACGTACCAACCACGAATCAGCACCAGAGTGCTTAGGAAACATGGACAAGGCTATACGCATAAAATCTTGTAATGACAAGCATGAGTGTGATGTATGCCTTTGTGGTTTTACAGAACAAAAATGCAATCAACTTAGGGATGTTAACTGACAAAACAAGCTTGAGAAGTGTATATGTTGCTCTAAATGCTTTATCTCATTAATGAATAGATTAATAAAATAAATTTGCTGGTGGTACATAAAAGAGGGCTTGCCAAACGATATGTCTAACATAAATGGCAATCAAATGTGTCTGATTCTCAAAGACCAATGAGTTAAGTGGCAAGAGCGCATTGCTTAATAGGTCAAATATGGTTACACTATTATATAGCAAGAAAAAAGAGAGAATCTAGTGTGTCACTAAGTTTTTTTTATGAACTTAAATCATACACATTTCATCACATTCATTGATGACAATAAAATGGCCAAGAATGCAACAGAACAATGCCGGCTGAATTTTTTGCACAGTTCATCACATTTCATCACATCCAttgcactttttttttttttgcatatttCAATTCAGCAAGCAACCGTATCATAGTCCAATCATTAAGCTCAGTATATTAACAAGTCCCCAGCAAAGATTTTAAGAGTAAGCTCTTCGACTTTTAAGATGTACTATGGAATCAGATGTATTTCAATTTTTAAGAGTAAGATCTTCGATTTGCAGAACACTAAAATATTTATTTAAGAACTGAGCCACTGGTGCAGATCATGAAGTGTATACTTTTTAAGAGTATGCGATACTTTGTACTATGGGATCAGATGTATTTCAAATTCTAAGAGTAAGCTCTTCGACTTGAAGAACACTAAAATATTTATTAAGAACTGAGCCACTGGTGCAGATCATGAAGTGTATACTTTTTAAGAGTATGCGATGCTTTGTACTATGGGATCAGATGTATTTCAAATTTTAAGAGTAAGCTCTTCGACTTGCAGAACACTACAATATTTATTCAAGAACTGAGCCACTGGAGGAGATCATGTAGTGTAAAATATAAGATGATAGGATAAAAGGCTACACTGCATGCATTAAAACGCAGCAGCCTGATTGACCATTTGGGTTTAGTAAACTGAAGTTGGATGTACGGTTGACGCTGTAATTTGAACACACTTATTCAGCAGAAAAATATAACTGCATATACCCAAATTATACTTAATCTACATACTTGCAAAGACCACATGTTATACTGTTACTCTTGTTGGTAGCGAAATTCAGCATTACATGTTAAATACTGCTAGAAAAATGTGGCTAAACTTGGATCGACGCTTAAGTCATGTAATCATGGGCTCCTGATAATGTAGAAACTAAAGATATTCCCTCTTCCCAGTGAAGCATCAAAGGGGTGAAGTTTGTTAATGATGAAGATAAAATATACTTTGTCTAAAGTAGACTATCTATAAGATATAATTTTATAACCAAAATTTTCAGCCTGATTGACCATTTGGGTTTAGTAAACCGAAGTTGGATGTACGGTTGACGCTGTAATTTGAACAGACTTATTCAGCAAGAAAAATATAACTGCATATGCCCAAATTATACTTAATCTACATACTTACAAAGACCACATGTCATATTGTTACTCTTGTTGGTAGCAAAATTCCGCATTACATGTTAATACTGCTTGAAAATGTGGTTAAACTTGAATCGCCACTTAAATCTTCCTAGTGAAGCATCAAAGGGCTGAAGTTTGTTGATGATAAAGATAAGATATACTTTGTCTAAAGTAGGCGATCTATAGGGGTTTGTAGCCAGATTTTTCAGCAGTTACTAGATGCAATATTGCACTTCTCTTTAATTGTTTGGCTTGATGAATGAATTCATTGCTCGCAGCCAAGTACCCTTTTGCTTAGTTTTCCCCACACGTCATCTGTATCCTGGTGCTGTTTCATTGCTTCATACAGATTATGTTAGATGTATACGCACAGCCCAGAGGCTGCCCGATCAATCGATTATTTTTGCGTAGGCGCTGGGTTTTTTTCTGCCCATTGGCGGAACGAAACCCACATCTCATTCGCTTCCGCCGCTGGCGAGATTCAAAACTCTCGCACCTCCAGGCAGAAGCGCAAGCACGCAATAAGATGGTGGATCGGCACCGGGTTCGTTTTACAACAACAAGATAATAATCAATCAATCAAAACAAAGCAGCACAGCACGCAAACGAAGCGGAATCAAAATCTGGGGAAATCCTCGAATGGGGGACCGGCGGCGCGAATCCGTGTTTGTCGATGGCAATACCTTGCAGAGGTTGGGTGCGGCGGCCCACGAGACGCGCCTCTGCCGCCTCGACCCCATCGCCTAACCCCCCGGCAACCGAATCGAGTCCGATCTAGTAGACGGGAACGCGAGCGGAAACCCTACGCTGAGGCCGCCGCAAGGGGCGCGATCGAAGGGAACGGACGGACGGACGGGTAGATGAGGGTCGCTTAGGGTTTCGTTTCCTCCGcttctcggcggcggcggcggcggcgggtggatgGGGGACGGGAGGTGGTGGAGAGGCGAGGATGTGCTGGCGTCGGCGGCTCTGCCCTGCCCTGCCCCTTTGTTATTATCTATCGTCGATTGCGTTTGGGTTGTTTATTATTTCCCCTTTTTTCGGTTTGCGGTTTCACACGATTTGATTAATACGGTTCCAAATATAAACCCAGCCAGCCTCTCGGCCGAGTCGGTGTGAAATTACCGGGCTGCCCCTGTCCTGTTCGGACTCTGCACCGAAGTTGCCCGAGGGTAGGTTGGTAATTGCGCCGTCGCAGTCCGTAACTGGCACGTAATTATCGCGTGGTCAGGTATTAGCTCGTCGAGCAGGTTCATCAGACGTACAGTACTTGCTTGACAAAAACATATTAGTCGAAGGTTAGTGTTTTTAGGAGGGTATATACGTGCGTACCAGACAGGACAACTCCATCCAGTACTGACTCCATTATTTCATTGACAGAGACTTTTATGATTAAAAAATTGCACAATTTGGGTTCCGAAGATCATCAcattttaaatatttttttatgTTCTTTGACTCTATGCCTGATTATTTTGTTTTAACCTGAAGCTTCTGGTCTACTTGTACCAGAGCTAACTGACCCAGGTCCTACCCTGTGAGTTCGACACCAAATGAATTTTGTACAGCGTTGCCAGGCATTGAGCAGGTGCAGCGCAGGTACTTAACAATGAATCAGCTCACAGGAATAGTCTGCTGTGTCATGCGCTTCTCATTGAAGATATATCTTCAAAGCTGGATCAGAATTCAAAAGCTGCATAGTGCATGCTAAGTTATTTCCCTACAAGAACACAAAATATTGAAAATCCATAGTACACGGTATGTCCATATGCTCAGCCAGACAGACACTGATCCTttgataaaaaaaaaagagacagCAACTGATAAGGGTATTTCCAGCTGGTTCTGGGATAAGTACCAGCTTGTTTTTTGATGACAACCATGCAATACTATGTTGGAACAGCCAAGAGAAATTACGTGACAGAGGAGGCCATGCCACTTCACATCTCAAGTCAACATCCATGGATGCTCATCACCAGTCCAGAGTTTTCGACGATACAACATAAATAGTTAACACAGATCATATCAGGAATGCATATCCTCGCATTAGTACCAAATCATAACACGAATACAATGCCGCACCCTCAGCAACCTACTCATCTCGGTATCAACGCCGCAGCACACGCTCATGCCGAAAGGACCTGGGAAGAAAATCCACCCCGTTCATCTCTTCTTAAAACCATACTTCTTGCGCTCGTAGAAGAGGTCGGTCTTGGCACTTCCCAGATTCACAATCTTGGGGCATCCGTCTCGGTCCTTCTCCTGCTGCGTGCACTCCTTGCAGTAGTAGGCGTCTGAGATTCCGACTCCTCCACAGATGACGCACCTTCCCTGGAACGAACCGTAGTTGCACTCGTCGCAGACGCGAACGAGCGTGCACGGGCGCACGTACGAGTCGCACACCACGCACTTGCCGTCGCACTTCTCGCACAAGCGGCCGATCGCGATGCCGGGCTGCTTCCGGCACATGATGAGATCGGGGTGATGTTTCGCCATGGCTGTCAGGTGCTAACCTGTGAAATATTGTTCAAACCAATACTTGTCAGGAACTAGTCATCTCAGGCTGTCTGCAAACGAAATGAAATGTTGAAGCATCCTTAGAGAAACAAAGTGTTAATTCAGTTAGTGCAGCTTTGGAAATGTAGCATCTAGAGGAGAAGCAAACTGTTAATGCAATTTATCTGTTGCACTTGCAACCGATGACACTTAGGTGTAACAATAGTTAACACAAGAACAGATTGACCTATAGGAGAAGGAAGTTTACTACTCGTACTAGAATCCATAATAACCATCAACGCAAATACAGCAGGTATGGTTCCAAATTCCACACACAATGTTGAAGATCTATTCATTTAGTGTCACTAGGGCCCCTCCAGACATATTTCCATGGGATAATTCACACAAATACTGTGGTTATGGTTCCAAATTCCACTCAAATTTCGATGATATGTTCATTACTGTAATTAGGATCCCACTAAATATATTTCCATGGGATATATCTTTTCCAAAGAGAAACATCACCCGAAACAAACTTTTAACGAAATATGTTTGCTACACTTGCAATCAATGGAAACTAAGATGTAATAACCCTTCTGGGCATAGAAGAAAACAAGAGCTAACTTATTTCATTCCTAACATTGAAATTGTTTTAAGAACTATTAATTCATCAAGCCCTGTATCATCGAAGTGAAATAATCAACACAAGGACAGTTTACTCTTAAGGAGAAGTATGGTTCTAAATTCAGTCCCAATGTTCCCATGTATTCGTTTAGTGTCATTAGGCCCACCTCAAACTTATTTACATGGATTAACTGACACAAAGATAATGGGTATGGTTTCAAATTCCACCGGACATATTTCCAATATACTTATTTATTATCATTACAGTCCCATCAAACATCAAACGTTTCctcataaaagcatacagacatgTAGGCATATGTCCACAGAAGCCACATCATAGTACACACTGCGAGCTACAAATGTAATCACAGCAGAACAAATAATATCCTGAATGCCACCACACAATGATTAGGTAAGGTATCTTACGACAGTACAATGTGGTTCAGATGTTCTAATTTCTAATTTCTAAGTTCTAACTCTTTGATATAAAGTTGATTCATAACATTTTCCGATCAGATCAGTCACCTAGTTACAGAAAGAATCTTGTTCACGACTTGGAAGTTACGAGACAGTGCCGTACTATAACTATATCCATATATATTTTAAACACAATACACATTAAAAAACTGAAATACAACCAAATGTTCTGAAGACTAAACAACACAAAATTTAAGTGAATATTTTATCAGTTCGATTGACACAAACAACCTGCTATGATACTAGTTACATACATTTGTTTCAGGCCACTAGCAGCAACATAAATGAATCACATCACATGTAGGAGATACCTGCTATGATACTAATTACTTCACTAATCAGTAATCACTAATTCAGCCCCACAAAATAAAATTTACAGTATGGGTTCCAGCCTCATAGTGTACAAATCAAATAGCATTTGTTCCAAACTCCTATGTAAAGATAGCCAACATAATGTAAGTGTGATGCTGCATGATTATAACTATATCGACTGCATCTGAATCACAAGGATTAGAGTTGCCACCTGTATTCCTTGCTCTCATGGACGTGTTTCAATTTGCGGTCAATCGAACCACTTGAAGTTTAGTGGATCTAGAGAACATTACTCGGAAGACTCCTACTCCAGGTGCTTAGAGAGCTAGGGTTTGGTACAAACGGGCTCGCCCCGCCCCCAAGCTACGGCGGCTGACCTAAGGGATAACGCGAGAAACAGGggacttttttcgataaaggatgctttattacttttgggaagcaattacatccagcctctaggTAGTACTACCAAAACTCCGAGCAAAGATCACCCACCGGAGCGGTGGCACGAACGCACGGCAGAGGAAGCTAGCGAATGCACCCATCGTATTCAGGTAAGATAACCTGGTGATTGCCATACATCACACATCAGAAGCCCTAGGGTTCGAGTTGCGCGCACCTTCGTAAGGAGGAGCTCGAGATGCGGCGGCGCTTCCTCCTCGCTCCCCGCAGGCGACGCGCCGAGACCCGagacggcggcgacgacgagggcggaagagatttcggcggcggcggcggccgacgcGACTAGAAGCTTGCAGATGAAAGACGGAGAAGATTTCGGGTGGTGACGCGATGGGGATCGCCGTCTAAATCGCCCAGGACGCACTATCGGGCGGCTGGCAGTGGTCCGTGCAGTCCAACATATTTTGCTCTTGTAGGTGGGCCCCACCTGTCGGCCTCTCTACTCCCCCGTCCTCTTCACCCCCACTTCTCCGTGTCAGTTCCGGCCGCCGCCGTTGAGCGCCGCCACAGCGGAAATCCGCGGTTTGTAGCGACAAAATCGCGATCGACGGAGGAGGAGGCGATGGATTCGGAAGGAGCGTCGAAACTCGAGGAGGTCGCCGCGTACCAGAGCAGCGAGGCGAAGCAGGCGAGGCTGCAGTCGATGCTCGCCGCGCTGCTCGACGACCCCATACTCGCGGACGTCCCGAGGAAGCCGTCGCTGGGGGACGTGGACACGCTCATCAACCTCGAGCTCGGCAGCGCCATGCGAGTCACCGTCGTCAAGCTGGACAACTCCCAGTTCGGTATATCCCAATCCCCACATCTTCGTCAGAATCGATCCTGTAAAACCATGTGCTGACCCGCAGCAATTCGTTACCACGCTTGCGCTTGTGGTGGAAAAGATGTCGCTGTGCTGAACACTGCTACTGTCAAGGATTTGAAGCTGGCTGTCAGGAAGAAGATCACTGAGATAGAGCAGGGCCAGATGGGCCATCGGCATATCTCATGGTAAGGGCATACGGCGTAAGATTTATTGCTATTGTGGATCATGTGTCGTTTCATTCATGGTGTCTAGTTGATTCGTGTTGAAATGGAATTCATCTAGGTACTTGACGTTCTTCGAGATGTTGCCGATGTATATTCATTTTTAATTAAGCCCATGCTGGGCACAACAGGCTGTTGATCTATCAAATGTACTAGTTTAGATGTGTGTGGTAATCTAAATATGAGGCTGAGAGTCACAAGATATATGGGGCTGATTTGAATTCTGAATTAGCTCGAGACAGTTGAGAATCTGAAGTCAATTGTGATTTTTAGTTTGATTTTGCACTGAACTTGGACCTGTTTGGTGCTCCCTCCGTTTCATATTAGTTGTCAAACATAGGGCGTAGTAAATAACTGAATGTCTGTACATAGGGTTTGTCAAGGTCATCTGAATTACGTTTTCTGTATTAATATCTTTCAGTTGATACTTGGGAAAACTGATGTTCCAAGATTGACTTGTAGAAGTAGTTGAAGCTCAATATAGACTGCTGACTGAATATTTCTTACGACTATTTTGGGAACGGATGAGTCCTTTCTCTGTACACTGTTTCAATCTTATGCTCGTGCTATTCAGATCCTTCTCTCCAGAGAAAATAAGGAACTTTCTAAACTCTAAAATTGAGACGCCATTTCCTTGATTCCAAGCTTCTGCTATGTGGTTATGCCGTTATAAGTCTGTCTTGGACAGCACACTGTTTTACTGTCAGATATGACAGTAGCACTCCCTGCAAACACTTTGTGGCATTAGCTCGAGACGTTGAGAATCCAAGCTGAAGCTTATTGTGATTTTTGGTTTGATTTTCCACTGAACAAGGACATGTTTGGTATTGGCTATCTGCATGTGTGAATAAGGGTAGTCCCTATCTTGACTAATCTCTTTCAGTTGAAACATAGGAGAGTATAATGTTAAGAGATTGTCTTCTGAAGAGCTCGACTCTGAAAGAAATTGCTCTCGAGATATTCCACGGGGATTCTAAACTCTAAACTATGACCCATTTGCTTGACTCCATGAAGCTTCAACTACATGGTTATAAGTTTGTCTAGGACAGTACACTTTTTCTGTTTGCATGTCTGATATAACAGTAGCACTCAGTGCAAAGAGTTCTTGGCATTAGCATTTTTTGCCACTAAATTTTAGAATGTATTATGCCTATTTGCCAGAGAAATTATAATATGTCATATGAGGATTGTAGTGCTGTTATATTAAACTATATGTTGTGAAAGCTGAACTGTTTGATTGATGTACAGATAGAACGTTACTAATGCTGCAAAAAACAATTACAAGTTCATAATATTGTTCAGCATCTACCAACTATAAGTTCAAGCCCATATAAGAGTTCTGCAATTCAAAAGCTCCAGCCATGAAAGCTTACAACTAGTTAGAGATCCTACTTTACTGATGTTTGCTAGGCTTGATAATACAGCCTTCTGTTCTAATGTTAACTTAACTATATAATAGCTGACAGGCTTGTATTGAAGTCCCAAAAAGTGTCACCCTGGTATCCATTTCTTCCTGAACTATATAAGTTGTATATGTAAGCAACCTGTGCAATGCTTTTTTGCTGAATTTTATCACTCAGCTCTATTATTTTAGCTGTAAATATCAATCCTTTCGTCCATTTCTCTATTAAGGATAAGGAGAACTGGCATACTTTTGGTGGCATATCTCAACCTTTTGTTTGACATATTTCCGTTGATAACGGTACTGGCATGTCCAAAGTTTTCTGTTAAGTATTTATTTATGTTTGTCCCAGGAAGCATATTTGGGAGAACTACTGTCTGACACATCAGAGTGAGAAGTTGATAGATGACAATTCTGTACTTTCTTCTCAGGGCATTCGTAATAACTCAAAGGTATACTTCCTCCTGTTAAAGAGTAACAGAATTCCTTCATttcaattttctggaattatcAGTATGCATAGTAGCAAATGGAACCTGTTTGGGGAACTACACATCTCTTATGGTATATATAGATACTTATCTTTTCGGATAATGTTTATATTTACTTCTTTCTTAAGATGGCAGTGGAATCCGTATGACCAAATAAGATAGTTTGACCACAGATATATCATAGAGATAATGTTGTTAGATATGGCAGGTAGTAACCGAGCTTTAACTGATTAAAGTCATTGACTCTGTTAActaggtttgtttctcaccgcacGTCATGTCCAGAGTTCATCAGAAGCATTCTAGGAGAAGAAAACACCGTTTCTTCCATGGTCTTAGCAGGAAAATGTAATTTCACCTCATGATTTCTGAGCAAGAGAAGCCCGTCAGATGCATTCTAGGAGAAGAAAACGCCGATTCTTCCATGGTCTTAGCAGGAAAATGCGATTTCACCTCATGATTTCCGAGCAAGAGAAGCCCATAATGGCAGTGGAGAGTTCATTTCCGACACGAAGAATGCTCCAAGATTTAGCTACGCCAACGAAATGGGGAACTAGA
This region of Lolium perenne isolate Kyuss_39 chromosome 2, Kyuss_2.0, whole genome shotgun sequence genomic DNA includes:
- the LOC127336773 gene encoding zinc finger CCCH domain-containing protein 30 isoform X1 — protein: MGSRRQRRVSWAAAPNLCKVRLFISEDSPSQAGLRPQDNLQAKGSCFMHAAGSSSDDSLPPGFESPQPTNDLKIDISQIPLIRWKCPSHILVDPDWHVASGEESKEIAIQNERMFGALEAMYPRASNIPPNPFVSPDVKDSRYDDSQTLLVPLIPVEDDDASDQPEAPLLDMPNNHHHSGKYDPERINVPQISHTLISAAQQQHYGSNGATSYDLSVEPDVLAAASAAFTAIMQSNQKGNMVDQDLLVKILSDPAQVERLTQEYNQIRHEQSRSSSVVAPVPPGPPPQKTVSASAPFSDHMTTFHNTNCTLPPPRMAVSAPVSASASFSDHMTTFQNTNSMHPPPRMALPPPMAPAPMMNRPPQGFPPVAMNRPLGSNPAMNSMNFLPGSSPAMNSMNLPPGPTPAMNSMNLARGPSPAMNAMSLPPSSNSAMNAMNIPPGSSPAMNLPPGSSQAMNFSSAPARGIPYYKTLIHQHGGERQEPPEQQRLQYGMYHQPAPPQTDAMNGTSMVNRDTKLRPMKLCAYFNGPRGCRNGANCTFLHDTSARQDDSKGSKRIKLDSRIAGRN
- the LOC127336773 gene encoding zinc finger CCCH domain-containing protein 30 isoform X2, whose protein sequence is MFGALEAMYPRASNIPPNPFVSPDVKDSRYDDSQTLLVPLIPVEDDDASDQPEAPLLDMPNNHHHSGKYDPERINVPQISHTLISAAQQQHYGSNGATSYDLSVEPDVLAAASAAFTAIMQSNQKGNMVDQDLLVKILSDPAQVERLTQEYNQIRHEQSRSSSVVAPVPPGPPPQKTVSASAPFSDHMTTFHNTNCTLPPPRMAVSAPVSASASFSDHMTTFQNTNSMHPPPRMALPPPMAPAPMMNRPPQGFPPVAMNRPLGSNPAMNSMNFLPGSSPAMNSMNLPPGPTPAMNSMNLARGPSPAMNAMSLPPSSNSAMNAMNIPPGSSPAMNLPPGSSQAMNFSSAPARGIPYYKTLIHQHGGERQEPPEQQRLQYGMYHQPAPPQTDAMNGTSMVNRDTKLRPMKLCAYFNGPRGCRNGANCTFLHDTSARQDDSKGSKRIKLDSRIAGRN
- the LOC127336776 gene encoding PHD finger-like domain-containing protein 5A, with the translated sequence MAKHHPDLIMCRKQPGIAIGRLCEKCDGKCVVCDSYVRPCTLVRVCDECNYGSFQGRCVICGGVGISDAYYCKECTQQEKDRDGCPKIVNLGSAKTDLFYERKKYGFKKR
- the LOC127336775 gene encoding U11/U12 small nuclear ribonucleoprotein 25 kDa protein — encoded protein: MDSEGASKLEEVAAYQSSEAKQARLQSMLAALLDDPILADVPRKPSLGDVDTLINLELGSAMRVTVVKLDNSQFDVAVLNTATVKDLKLAVRKKITEIEQGQMGHRHISWKHIWENYCLTHQSEKLIDDNSVLSSQGIRNNSKVCFSPHVMSRVHQKHSRRRKHRFFHGLSRKM